Proteins co-encoded in one Corylus avellana chromosome ca9, CavTom2PMs-1.0 genomic window:
- the LOC132162482 gene encoding receptor-like protein 47: protein MRNPLFSWLFFMLICSLQLTFCIFVLAGQCLDSQRSLLLQLKNNLTFNPVMSTKLAQWNRSVDCCFWEGVNCVEGRVIGLDLTNEYISGGRDNLSSLFNLQNLQNLNLAYNRFNGTIPSELEKLTNLSYLNLSNAGFAGQIPIEISRLTRLVSLDLSAVYFPETIPLKLENPNLKMLVQNLPELIELHLDGVKISARGNEWCLALSSSLQNLRVLSLSDCYLSGPIDSSLLKLQSLSIIRLDNNNLLAPVPEFFANFTNLTSLRLTSTELSGTFPRKIFQVPTLEILDLSNNVLLHGALPDFSQNGSLRSLVLSNTNFSGALSDSIGNLTKLSRIDLSNCNFNGSLPLSMAKLTQLLYLDMSSNSFTGPIPSFSMAKNLTQINLSHNDLIGSITSTSWEELRNLVSLDLRHNSLNGSIPVSLFSHPFLQKLQLSNNQFSGQLNHFSNISSGLLDTLDLSSNKLKGPIPMSLFELRSLKILSLSSNKFNGSLQLLNVIQHLRNLSSLDLSYNRLSIEDNGTDGINSSLSSFPQITTLILASSNLKKFPDFLKNQSKLTYLDLSNNQIDGDIPNWLRELRNLVYLNLSFNRLVTLERTFSNHSFLNLLDLRSNLLVGQLPILPRFATYLDFSRNNFSSEIPANIGDSLTYAYFFSLSSNKFHGSIPESICNAAYLQVLDLSYNFFHGNISQCLIEKSVTLGVLNLRRNKLSGSIPDSFPANCSLQTLNLNGNRIEGQLPKSLANCVKLEVMDIGNNLVNGTFPCYLKNTSMLRVLVLRSNKFDGPINCSEPNFTWQMLQIVDIASNNFTGKLPKKFTWKAMMDDENEAQSELDHLQFKVLRFGQLYYQDAITITSKGLDMELVKILTIFTSIDISCNNLEGPIPEEFGAFGSLYVLNLSHNALIGQIPPSLANLTSLESLDLSSNKLTGEIPVQLAAGLIFLSVLNLSFNQLAGQIPHIKQFATFSEASYLGNVGLCGFPLEVGCTYAEPISPPTFEEGPSTSENVIHWKFISVELGFVFGFGIVIWPLMFLKRWRIWYSKHIDDILFKIFPQLYLGKKYR, encoded by the coding sequence ATGAGAAATCCACTCTTTTCATGGCTTTTCTTCATGCTTATATGCTCACTTCAGCTCACCTTCTGTATCTTTGTGCTGGCTGGCCAATGTTTGGACAGTCAGAGGTCCTTGTTGCTCCAATTGAAGAACAACCTTACATTCAATCCTGTTATGTCCACAAAACTTGCTCAGTGGAATCGAAGTGTGGATTGCTGTTTTTGGGAAGGCGTAAACTGCGTGGAGGGACGTGTTATTGGTCTCGATCTGACCAACGAATACATCTCCGGTGGACGTGACAACTTAAGCAGCCTCTTCAATCTTCAGAATCTCCAGAACCTGAATTTGGCTTACAACAGATTCAATGGTACAATTCCATCGGAGCTTGAGAAGCTGACGAATTTGAGTTATTTAAACCTATCAAATGCTGGCTTTGCAGGGCAGATACCAATTGAGATTTCTCGCTTGACAAGGTTGGTTTCTCTTGATTTATCTGCCGTTTACTTCCCCGAAACTATTCCTCTGAAACTTGAGAATCCAAACTTAAAGATGTTGGTTCAGAACCTTCCTGAGCTTATAGAACTTCATCTTGATGGGGTAAAAATATCAGCAAGAGGGAATGAGTGGTGCCTGGCCTTATCATCTTCACTGCAAAATCTGAGAGTGTTGAGTTTGTCAGATTGTTATCTTTCGGGCCCCATTGATTCCAGCTTACTGAAGCTTCAGTCCCTCTCGATTATTCGTCTGGATAATAACAATTTGTTAGCTCCAGTTCCAGAGTTCTTcgcaaattttacaaatttgacGTCCTTGCGTCTCACTTCTACTGAGTTGAGCGGCACATTTCCAAGAAAGATCTTCCAGGTACCAACACTAGAGATTCTTGACTTGTCTAATAATGTACTACTTCATGGTGCTTTGCCAGATTTTTCTCAGAATGGATCTCTTCGCAGTCTGGTTCTTAGCAATACAAACTTTTCAGGGGCATTATCAGATTCTATCGGTAACCTTACAAAGTTGTCCAGAATAGATCTttcaaactgcaattttaatGGATCACTGCCACTCTCGATGGCAAAGCTTACGCAATTGCTTTATTTGGACATGTCATCCAACAGTTTCACTGGACCAATTCCATCATTCAGTATGGCCAAGAATCTTACCCAAATAAACCTTTCTCATAATGATCTAATTGGTAGCATTACTTCCACTAGCTGGGAAGAGCTTCGTAATCTGGTAAGCCTTGACCTGCGTCACAATTCTCTGAATGGGAGCATTCCAGTTTCTCTGTTTTCCCATCCATTCTTGCAAAAATTACAACTTTCCAACAACCAATTTTCTGGTCAACTCAATCatttttctaacatttcttCTGGCCTACTGGACACTCTTGATTTGAGTAGCAACAAATTGAAAGGACCAATACCCATGTCTCTCTTTGAACTCCGGAGTCTTAAGATCCTCTCACTGTCTTCAAACAAATTCAATGGCTCCTTGCAGCTTCTTAATGTGATTCAGCATTTGAGAAATCTTTCAAGTCTTGATCTTTCGTACAACAGGTTATCGATTGAAGATAATGGAACAGATGGAATTAATTCATCTTTGTCCTCCTTTCCCCAGATTACCACATTAATATTGGCTTCTAGCAACTTGAAAAAGTTTCCTGATTTCTTGAAAAACCAATCCAAATTAACCTATCTAGACCTTTCAAACAACCAGATTGATGGAGATATACCAAACTGGCTCAGGGAACTTCGGAATCTTGTGTACTTAAATCTCTCTTTTAACCGACTGGTGACTCTGGAACGAACTTTCTCCAATCATTCTTTTTTGAATCTTCTGGACCTTCGCTCAAACTTGCTCGTGGGACAACTCCCAATTCTTCCTCGGTTTGCCACGTACTTGGATTTCTCGAGGAATAATTTCAGCTCTGAAATACCAGCTAATATTGGTGACTCCCTTACTTATGcttatttcttctctctttctagcaACAAGTTCCATGGGAGTATCCCTGAATCAATATGCAATGCGGCATATCTTCAAGTTCTAGATCTGTCTTATAATTTTTTCCATGGAAATATATCCCAATGCTTGATTGAGAAGAGTGTGACTCTTGGGGTGCTGAATCTAAGGAGAAACAAACTTAGTGGCTCCATTCCTGATTCCTTTCCGGCCAATTGTAGTTTACAAACTTTGAATCTCAATGGAAACCGAATAGAAGGACAGTTACCAAAGTCCCTGGCCAATTGCGTAAAGTTGGAGGTCATGGACATTGGAAACAACCTCGTCAACGGTACCTTCCCATGTTACTTGAAGAATACATCCATGTTGCGAGTTCTTGTTTTGCGATCAAACAAATTTGACGGGCCCATTAATTGTTCAGAGCCTAATTTCACTTGGCAGATGCTTCAAATTGTAGACATAGCTTCAAACAATTTTACTGGtaaacttccaaaaaaatttacctGGAAGGCAATGATGGATGATGAAAATGAGGCCCAATCAGAGCTCGATCACCTCCAATTTAAAGTCCTGAGATTCGGTCAACTTTACTATCAAGATGCCATTACAATTACCTCCAAAGGTCTAGATATGGAGTTGGTGAAGATTCTAACCATCTTCACCTCGATTGACATTTCCTGCAACAATCTTGAGGGGCCAATACCAGAAGAATTTGGAGCATTTGGATCACTATATGTTCTCAACTTGTCGCACAATGCTCTTATTGGCCAAATTCCCCCATCTTTGGCAAACTTGACTAGTTTAGAGTCATTAGACTTGTCAAGCAACAAGCTTACAGGGGAGATCCCAGTGCAACTTGCAGCTGGTCTGATTTTCCTTTCAGTTCTAAACCTTTCATTCAATCAATTGGCGGGGCAGATTCCACATATCAAGCAATTTGCTACATTTTCTGAAGCTTCCTATCTAGGAAATGTTGGATTATGTGGCTTCCCTTTGGAGGTAGGATGCACATATGCAGAGCCAATTTCACCTCCAACATTTGAAGAAGGTCCTTCGACTTCTGAGAATGTGATTCATTGGAAATTTATAAGTGTTGAACTgggatttgtttttggctttggAATTGTAATTTGGCCCCTTATGTTTTTGAAGAGATGGAGGATATGGTATTCCAAACACATTGATGACATTCTTTTCAAGATTTTCCCTCAATTATATCTTGGAAAAAAATATCGTTAA